ACGAGTAAACGGAATTTCAGTAAATCCACTGAATTATCTAAAATAGGAGGTCAAAAGAATGGCATTTGGTTCATCAAAAAAAGAAAGTATAAGTAAAGGGCAGAGCAGTTCAAGCCAATCTGTTTTTGCAAAAGATTTATCTATGAAAGGAGATGTTGTATGTCCTGGCTCGCTTCGTGTTGAGGGAAAGATAGAGGGCTCTATTAAAGGGAAAGGCATAATTACTATTGCCGAATCATCGGTAGCCAAAGCTGATATCGATGCAGCGAGAGTTGTTGTTTTAGGGCAAGTTGAAGGGAACATTACGGCAACAGAAATTGTAGAAATTGTTGCATCAGGGAAAGTGTATGGCGATATCACAACGGATAAATTTTCCGTAGAGGAAGGAGCAGTTTTCACCGGGAAATGCGTTACAAAAACTTTAGAAAAAAAAGAAATTCCTCAAAAAGAAGGGCTTAAAACGACAGATTTAAAAAGTGTACAAAAATAGAATTCACGCAGGAGAAATTCTTTTAGATAAAATAAAAAAGAGAGGTTTGGATAAAAACCTCTCTTTTTTATTTGCAGTGCCCAGAGGTGGGATGGAAATTGCTTACCCAATTGCAAAGGTTTTGAAGAAAGCCATTCTCCCTGTCGTTATACATAAAATACCTGCATCTTACAATCCTGAGCTTGCAATAGGCGCTGTTTCGATTACCGGGGAAGTTGTATTGAACGAACTTGC
The sequence above is a segment of the Caldisericota bacterium genome. Coding sequences within it:
- a CDS encoding polymer-forming cytoskeletal protein — translated: MAFGSSKKESISKGQSSSSQSVFAKDLSMKGDVVCPGSLRVEGKIEGSIKGKGIITIAESSVAKADIDAARVVVLGQVEGNITATEIVEIVASGKVYGDITTDKFSVEEGAVFTGKCVTKTLEKKEIPQKEGLKTTDLKSVQK